The following are encoded in a window of Solidesulfovibrio magneticus RS-1 genomic DNA:
- a CDS encoding PAS domain S-box protein: protein MAATFILLSQHQNQYALIGSSMQDVNLTYSEIEEELSVARRRVVELESKRASFSDAEINFLGAQCHIINSISWKNGIFNVPAFGILVVTKHRVITDVNSGLLEMLGYDKNDLIGNSVEMLHVNSDSFLKFGERYWSATAKQRIVSTEWPLKRKCGEVVWVKISGSALDAMDIGRGVVWVLFDVTDQKKAEIALGESEDSFRSFFESINDIAWVVSNDGKIVQVNHSVQEILGFSLQDILNMNVIDIHPENVRHEAVTIFADMLKGKRETCPLSLLKKDGSALPAETRIWKGRWKGQDCIFGISRDLTLEQEALQRFERLFNSNPAPMALSIMPSMKLIDVNNAFVEITRYQRDEVIGKTSDELNLFTSHDKYCDLLKILSKDGQIKNSEAQIYDKDGNVHEGIFYGEIIESQGQKFYLSVMVDITERKQIETSLQKLKNKYKNLIENSPIGIFESTPNGKYLAANPSLARIYGYDSAEDLINRVSSIESDIYVNESERTQTTDQLKNCCLYGLEQRRKRKDGTIAWVSLFMRSVRDKFGNINSYEGFVSDITDRKRAENELKESEEKFRLIVETSNQGIVAVNQYFEITYSNKIIQKLAGYSEKELHELHIDSIFLSCGEESFSRTIINATERSIPKLECRIRNKDGECFWVLFSSSPISRLDNSSGGAFIMITDISEQKNLELNLLMLATKDGLTGVSNRHHFMEISGALLSSATRYNTEFSVAIFDIDNFKMVNDTWGHSAGDMVLKKICTLATAEFRSSDIIGRLGGEEFAISMPETSLENAAAAVERFRTIVESTIFEYDEIPINITISSGVAACSKHTKAIDCLLKSADNFLYKAKRHGRNQTVTSINAKQETDYPDRWPLNSLKRRSS, encoded by the coding sequence TTGGCTGCGACCTTTATATTATTGTCTCAACACCAAAACCAATACGCACTAATAGGCTCCAGCATGCAAGATGTGAATTTAACGTATTCCGAGATAGAAGAAGAGTTGAGTGTCGCACGAAGACGAGTAGTCGAACTTGAATCTAAACGCGCTTCTTTTAGTGACGCTGAGATAAATTTTTTGGGAGCGCAGTGTCATATAATTAACAGCATTTCTTGGAAAAATGGTATCTTTAACGTTCCTGCATTCGGAATTCTTGTTGTTACAAAGCATCGCGTCATAACTGATGTAAACTCTGGCCTACTCGAAATGCTAGGATATGACAAGAATGACCTAATTGGGAACTCCGTTGAAATGTTGCATGTAAATAGTGATTCGTTTTTAAAATTTGGAGAGCGTTACTGGAGTGCCACAGCAAAACAACGTATCGTTTCAACAGAGTGGCCATTAAAAAGAAAATGTGGAGAAGTTGTTTGGGTTAAGATTTCGGGCAGTGCTCTTGATGCAATGGACATAGGGCGAGGAGTCGTTTGGGTGCTATTTGACGTAACGGATCAAAAAAAGGCAGAAATTGCTCTTGGAGAGAGCGAGGACAGTTTTAGAAGCTTTTTTGAATCAATCAATGACATAGCCTGGGTTGTTAGTAATGACGGCAAAATAGTTCAGGTAAACCACTCTGTACAAGAAATTTTAGGATTTTCGCTGCAAGACATACTAAACATGAACGTCATCGATATTCATCCAGAAAACGTCAGGCATGAAGCAGTGACTATCTTTGCTGACATGCTAAAGGGGAAAAGAGAAACTTGCCCTCTTTCCTTGTTGAAAAAAGATGGTTCCGCACTGCCCGCAGAAACAAGAATATGGAAAGGCAGGTGGAAAGGTCAAGATTGTATTTTTGGAATATCACGCGACTTAACACTAGAACAAGAAGCTTTGCAAAGATTCGAGCGTTTATTCAATAGCAATCCAGCGCCTATGGCTTTGTCAATTATGCCTAGCATGAAACTGATAGATGTAAACAATGCATTTGTCGAGATAACTAGATATCAAAGAGACGAAGTTATTGGAAAGACCTCTGATGAATTAAATTTATTCACAAGCCATGACAAGTATTGTGACTTATTAAAAATACTTTCAAAAGACGGACAAATTAAAAACAGCGAAGCGCAAATATATGACAAGGACGGCAATGTTCATGAAGGAATTTTTTACGGAGAAATAATAGAGTCCCAAGGCCAGAAGTTCTACTTGTCAGTAATGGTTGACATTACAGAAAGAAAGCAAATTGAAACTAGTCTCCAAAAACTTAAAAATAAATACAAAAATTTGATCGAAAATTCTCCCATAGGCATTTTTGAGTCAACACCAAATGGAAAATATCTTGCTGCAAATCCGAGCTTGGCAAGAATATACGGATATGATTCCGCAGAGGACTTAATAAACCGCGTTAGTTCTATTGAATCCGATATTTATGTCAATGAATCTGAAAGAACGCAAACGACAGATCAACTTAAAAACTGTTGCCTGTATGGGCTTGAGCAGCGAAGAAAAAGGAAAGACGGAACTATCGCATGGGTATCTTTGTTTATGCGCTCAGTGAGAGATAAATTCGGGAATATCAACAGCTACGAAGGTTTCGTTTCAGACATTACTGACAGAAAGCGCGCAGAAAATGAACTAAAAGAAAGTGAAGAAAAGTTTCGACTCATAGTCGAAACATCAAACCAGGGCATCGTTGCTGTTAATCAGTATTTTGAAATTACTTATTCAAATAAAATAATCCAGAAGTTAGCAGGCTATAGCGAAAAAGAGCTTCACGAGTTACATATTGATAGCATTTTTTTGTCTTGTGGCGAAGAATCTTTTTCAAGAACAATTATCAATGCAACTGAACGGTCCATACCCAAACTAGAGTGTAGGATTAGAAATAAAGATGGCGAATGTTTTTGGGTTTTGTTTTCAAGCTCTCCAATATCTCGATTAGATAATTCTTCTGGAGGTGCTTTCATTATGATTACTGATATATCTGAACAAAAAAACTTAGAATTAAATCTTTTAATGCTTGCAACAAAGGATGGCTTGACGGGTGTCAGCAATAGACACCATTTTATGGAGATTTCTGGAGCGTTATTATCTTCAGCAACTCGCTATAATACTGAATTTTCTGTAGCAATTTTTGACATTGATAATTTTAAGATGGTAAATGATACATGGGGACATTCTGCAGGGGATATGGTTTTAAAAAAAATTTGCACATTAGCAACAGCAGAATTCCGATCTTCAGATATAATTGGACGCTTAGGCGGCGAAGAGTTTGCCATATCAATGCCTGAAACATCTCTTGAAAATGCAGCAGCAGCAGTTGAAAGATTTAGAACAATTGTTGAATCAACTATCTTTGAATACGACGAAATTCCAATCAATATTACAATTAGCAGTGGCGTTGCAGCTTGCTCAAAACATACAAAAGCAATAGACTGTTTGTTAAAATCAGCAGATAATTTTTTATATAAAGCGAAAAGACATGGAAGGAATCAAACTGTAACGTCAATCAATGCAAAACAGGAGACGGATTATCCAGACAGATGGCCGTTGAATTCCTTGAAAAGACGCAGTTCATAA
- a CDS encoding OmpH family outer membrane protein: protein MPLRFRFLLVLGALLVCSGCQMLENKPTMAVINTREVITKCNAGMQAAEKVRAKFAARQDALKKQEEAIEKLKTDTALNDPRSGKQAELDKLARQYMADAQALRKDIGEEEAGTFKPIVDRINKVLTDYAKEHRLLSVQDKNGFAFIDLKIDITEAIIKLVDAAK, encoded by the coding sequence ATGCCGCTTCGATTCCGATTCCTGCTGGTGCTTGGCGCTCTACTGGTGTGCTCGGGCTGCCAGATGTTGGAAAACAAACCGACCATGGCGGTGATCAATACTCGGGAAGTGATCACCAAGTGCAATGCCGGCATGCAGGCCGCTGAAAAGGTGCGAGCCAAGTTCGCCGCCCGCCAGGATGCGTTGAAAAAGCAGGAAGAGGCCATAGAGAAGCTCAAAACCGATACGGCGCTCAACGATCCAAGGAGCGGCAAGCAGGCGGAACTGGATAAGCTCGCGCGACAGTATATGGCGGACGCGCAGGCGCTGCGCAAGGACATCGGCGAGGAGGAAGCCGGCACGTTCAAGCCCATCGTGGACAGGATCAACAAGGTGTTGACCGATTACGCCAAGGAGCACCGCCTGCTTTCCGTACAGGACAAAAACGGCTTCGCCTTCATTGATCTGAAGATTGATATCACGGAAGCCATCATCAAGCTTGTCGATGCGGCAAAGTAA
- a CDS encoding response regulator — protein sequence MTEKILLVDDERNVLDALKTALRREFDLYTAQGGAEGLKSMGRNGPFAVVVSDYKMPGMNGVEFLEHLRKLAPDCVRIILTGHGDLESAIAAVNQSEVFRFLTKPCPTQVLCKALRDGLTKYRRDVLGVKAADALLRVLSGSEAEALAAEPVLGDARLTQRERSIAARIRRGNSTKEIAEALDLSPRTVETYRDNIRKKLGIANKKINLKSYLSSVF from the coding sequence ATGACGGAAAAAATCCTCCTCGTTGATGATGAACGGAATGTCCTGGACGCTCTAAAGACAGCGCTGCGCCGGGAATTTGACCTCTACACCGCACAAGGAGGTGCGGAGGGGCTGAAATCTATGGGACGAAACGGGCCATTTGCCGTGGTTGTTTCCGACTACAAAATGCCAGGCATGAACGGCGTTGAATTCCTGGAGCATCTCCGAAAGCTGGCCCCCGACTGCGTACGAATCATACTGACGGGCCATGGCGATCTGGAGTCCGCCATCGCGGCCGTTAACCAAAGTGAGGTCTTCCGTTTTTTAACCAAACCATGCCCCACGCAAGTGCTCTGCAAAGCCCTAAGAGACGGATTGACAAAATACCGACGAGACGTGCTTGGGGTCAAAGCCGCCGATGCACTACTGAGAGTACTCAGCGGCAGCGAGGCAGAAGCGTTAGCGGCCGAGCCTGTTTTGGGTGATGCGCGCCTAACTCAGCGCGAAAGGTCAATCGCGGCCAGAATTCGCAGGGGCAATTCGACGAAGGAGATCGCTGAAGCCTTGGACCTTTCTCCGCGAACGGTCGAAACCTACCGTGATAACATTCGCAAGAAGCTCGGCATCGCCAACAAGAAGATCAATTTGAAAAGTTACTTATCGTCGGTATTTTGA
- a CDS encoding transporter substrate-binding domain-containing protein, whose protein sequence is MRATFFCALILAVAIGLVAPSTYSWANDLPEIKTSGVLRHLGIPYANFITGQGDGFDVEIIKAFCEHLGVKYEFVQEDWPTALPSLIGKKFKLQDGDVNFIADAPVKGDLLANGLTVLSWREKILNYSSPTFPTQVWLVVRADSPLTPITPTGDINKDIELTRAKLKDLTILCKSGTCLDPSLFNLTPTGVTAKDFAGSLNDLAPAVIVGDAPATLLDVPDAIIALQKYPGKIKIIGPLTGKQEMAVGFRKDQPLLRDEFNKFYAQFKASGKYEALVYKYYPLVFTYFPEFFKK, encoded by the coding sequence ATGAGGGCAACTTTCTTTTGTGCGTTAATCCTAGCCGTTGCGATCGGTTTGGTTGCTCCTTCGACCTACTCCTGGGCGAATGACCTCCCAGAGATAAAAACCAGCGGAGTTCTGCGCCACCTGGGAATCCCGTACGCAAACTTCATCACTGGTCAAGGCGACGGTTTTGACGTCGAGATTATCAAAGCCTTCTGTGAGCATCTTGGGGTTAAATACGAGTTTGTCCAGGAGGACTGGCCCACAGCCCTGCCAAGTCTTATCGGCAAAAAATTTAAGTTGCAGGACGGTGATGTCAACTTCATCGCAGACGCGCCCGTCAAGGGTGATCTGTTGGCTAATGGTCTTACAGTTCTTTCGTGGCGGGAGAAGATTCTCAACTACTCAAGTCCAACGTTTCCCACCCAGGTATGGTTGGTGGTGCGTGCCGACTCTCCCCTTACACCGATCACTCCAACTGGTGACATTAACAAGGATATCGAACTCACAAGGGCCAAACTGAAGGACTTGACCATTCTTTGCAAGAGTGGGACATGCCTAGATCCATCGCTTTTTAACTTAACTCCCACAGGCGTTACGGCTAAGGATTTTGCTGGTTCCCTCAACGACCTCGCTCCGGCTGTGATCGTGGGAGACGCCCCAGCCACACTTCTCGACGTCCCTGACGCCATAATTGCCCTTCAAAAGTACCCCGGGAAAATCAAGATTATTGGCCCATTGACGGGAAAGCAGGAAATGGCCGTAGGTTTCCGCAAGGATCAACCACTTCTCCGCGATGAATTTAATAAGTTCTATGCGCAGTTCAAAGCTTCAGGAAAATATGAAGCTCTTGTGTACAAGTATTATCCTCTCGTCTTTACTTACTTCCCGGAGTTCTTCAAAAAGTAG
- a CDS encoding methyl-accepting chemotaxis protein: MKIRTKLTLILVLLGVGLATLFLISRLTLTKVAIGSNAYNDILLSKDLNADILPPPLYIIESYNSMLKATFISNDNIEEILKAIEKDKKSFEESRSIWTKKLHAGEIKNELLDKVCASAEKIFDVFTNNVTPAIQVGDLIRAKQIFNEAINPEFSRHRNSVVNLASLLEDFSKQVESQGVTEVNSGSLFLAIGFFVIAIVVIALFFLFARFLMHQLGDDPSSLAAITMQIADGDLTARFDKTRPEIGVFGSVKRMTETLKNRLGFAQGVMNGIATPCIVVDPKAKILFMNQQIIDYIERGGKPEDYLGFSAAKFFYNDESKQTMSEKAIAQKSAVATKDVSFMSFKNNPRFCNFDSSPITDLDGNIIAGITLITDLTEVVEQQRAAKDAIARGTLQAAKKLESIVEIVTSASEQLSAQIEQSSRGSEEQARSISETATAMVEMNATVLEVAKNATNAAGTADQAKTKAEEGARAVSQVVKGIGQVQNQSQEMKIDMDNLGKQAEGIGQILNVISDIADQTNLLALNAAIEAARAGDAGRGFAVVADEVRKLAEKTMTATKEVGNAIRGIQDGTKKNIENVERTGKYIEEVTNLATNSGEALNQIVTLADKTTDQVRSIATASEQQSATSEEINRSIEAVNRISSESADAMRKSAQAVTELANQAQVLKRLIEEMKSDSGSGTKKLPAGKKPLALEKG; the protein is encoded by the coding sequence ATGAAAATCCGTACAAAGTTAACTTTGATACTTGTTTTGTTAGGCGTCGGGCTGGCTACTTTATTTCTGATTTCCCGATTGACATTAACAAAAGTAGCAATTGGCAGCAATGCATACAACGATATACTCTTAAGTAAAGATCTCAATGCAGACATATTACCACCGCCCCTTTATATAATCGAGAGCTACAATTCCATGCTTAAGGCGACATTCATTAGCAACGACAACATTGAAGAAATTCTAAAAGCAATCGAAAAGGACAAGAAATCGTTTGAAGAGTCTAGATCTATTTGGACGAAAAAATTACACGCAGGAGAGATAAAAAACGAATTACTCGACAAGGTTTGCGCAAGCGCTGAAAAAATATTTGACGTATTTACCAACAATGTCACCCCTGCTATACAAGTCGGAGATCTAATCAGGGCAAAACAAATCTTCAATGAGGCAATAAACCCTGAATTTTCAAGACATCGTAATTCAGTAGTAAACCTTGCATCTCTTCTTGAAGACTTTAGCAAACAAGTTGAATCCCAGGGCGTCACAGAGGTAAACTCTGGAAGTTTATTCTTGGCAATAGGATTTTTCGTTATTGCTATTGTAGTAATAGCCTTATTTTTCCTCTTCGCTCGATTTCTCATGCACCAACTTGGTGATGATCCCTCCTCACTGGCAGCAATCACCATGCAAATCGCTGACGGTGACTTGACCGCTCGATTCGACAAAACACGACCTGAGATAGGTGTGTTCGGGTCGGTCAAACGCATGACGGAGACCCTCAAGAACAGGCTAGGTTTCGCTCAGGGCGTTATGAATGGCATTGCAACGCCATGTATCGTTGTCGATCCAAAAGCAAAAATCTTGTTCATGAACCAACAGATTATTGATTATATCGAACGCGGAGGGAAACCCGAAGACTATCTTGGGTTTTCAGCCGCTAAGTTCTTTTACAATGATGAATCGAAACAAACTATGAGCGAAAAGGCCATTGCGCAGAAGTCTGCTGTCGCGACCAAGGATGTTTCATTCATGTCATTCAAAAACAACCCAAGGTTCTGCAACTTTGACTCGTCACCGATCACCGATTTAGACGGCAATATCATTGCAGGAATCACACTCATAACGGATTTGACGGAAGTCGTTGAGCAGCAGCGCGCTGCTAAAGATGCTATCGCTCGTGGCACTCTACAGGCCGCAAAAAAACTTGAATCTATTGTGGAGATCGTGACTTCAGCTTCTGAACAACTCTCTGCTCAGATAGAACAATCAAGTAGAGGTTCCGAAGAACAAGCGCGTAGCATTTCAGAAACTGCCACAGCCATGGTAGAAATGAACGCAACAGTACTTGAAGTCGCTAAAAACGCTACGAACGCTGCCGGAACAGCTGATCAGGCAAAAACCAAAGCTGAAGAAGGAGCACGGGCGGTAAGCCAAGTTGTAAAGGGTATTGGTCAAGTCCAAAATCAATCCCAAGAAATGAAAATTGACATGGACAATCTGGGCAAGCAAGCTGAGGGAATCGGACAAATTCTAAACGTTATCTCCGACATTGCCGACCAGACCAACCTCCTAGCCCTGAATGCCGCAATTGAAGCAGCCCGGGCCGGTGACGCCGGACGAGGATTCGCAGTTGTTGCTGACGAGGTCAGGAAACTGGCCGAAAAGACTATGACCGCCACTAAGGAAGTCGGTAACGCGATCCGGGGCATCCAGGACGGCACCAAAAAGAACATCGAAAACGTTGAGCGTACTGGAAAATACATTGAAGAGGTTACCAACCTCGCCACTAATTCTGGCGAAGCTTTAAACCAAATCGTCACTTTAGCAGATAAGACCACTGACCAGGTTCGTTCAATTGCGACAGCTTCTGAACAGCAATCTGCTACAAGTGAGGAAATTAATCGCAGTATTGAAGCAGTGAACCGGATTTCCTCCGAAAGTGCTGATGCGATGCGCAAATCGGCTCAGGCAGTAACTGAACTGGCAAATCAAGCACAAGTTCTTAAGCGCCTTATCGAGGAGATGAAATCTGACAGTGGATCTGGCACTAAAAAACTTCCTGCAGGAAAGAAGCCACTTGCATTAGAAAAAGGGTAA
- a CDS encoding HD domain-containing phosphohydrolase codes for MRILTADDDPIMRARLCRYLQKNGHTVETCCDGLSAIDKFFSYEDPPELLITDWMMPNLDGIELAKRVRQAKNNNYTYIILLTSKSETEDLVDGFTDGGVDDYIVKPFSFEELQVRINVGERIVRFEREHQEYSRSLEGVVQRQTQLLRKTKDELIERLLSALEFRDQETGSHVRRIGLTSALLGNHLGWDSTSLDDLRVAASMHDIGKAGIPDDILKKPGRLTSEEYEIIKEHTVIGASILAGSQFEVISMAHDISLRHHEKWDGSGYPGGLIGTAIPVSARIVSIVDVFDALANDRIYRPALSREQVLDIMLEGRERHFDPNILDLFFSLLPDIFRIQAENQ; via the coding sequence ATGCGCATACTAACCGCCGATGATGACCCCATAATGCGAGCAAGGTTGTGCAGGTATTTACAAAAGAATGGGCATACAGTTGAAACGTGTTGCGATGGACTTTCTGCAATTGATAAATTTTTCTCATACGAAGACCCTCCAGAATTGCTGATTACTGACTGGATGATGCCAAATCTTGATGGCATTGAGCTAGCAAAGAGGGTGCGTCAAGCCAAAAACAATAATTATACATACATAATATTGTTGACAAGCAAATCAGAGACTGAGGATCTAGTAGACGGCTTTACTGACGGAGGCGTGGACGACTACATTGTCAAGCCTTTTTCTTTTGAAGAACTTCAAGTAAGAATAAATGTTGGTGAACGAATTGTCCGATTCGAACGAGAGCATCAGGAATATAGCAGGTCCCTAGAAGGTGTTGTTCAGCGCCAAACGCAACTCCTAAGGAAGACCAAAGACGAACTTATTGAACGTCTACTTTCTGCCCTGGAATTTCGCGACCAGGAAACTGGCTCTCATGTACGTCGCATTGGGTTGACGAGTGCCCTGTTAGGAAATCATTTAGGATGGGACTCCACCAGCCTTGATGATCTTCGAGTCGCAGCATCAATGCATGACATCGGCAAGGCAGGAATCCCAGACGATATTCTCAAAAAACCCGGCCGACTCACGTCTGAAGAATACGAGATCATTAAGGAACATACTGTTATAGGAGCAAGTATCCTTGCTGGCTCGCAGTTTGAGGTTATCAGTATGGCCCATGATATCTCCTTGCGACATCACGAGAAGTGGGATGGTAGTGGCTATCCTGGCGGATTGATTGGAACGGCCATTCCTGTAAGCGCGCGGATTGTAAGCATAGTGGACGTTTTCGATGCCCTGGCCAACGACCGTATCTATCGCCCAGCCTTGTCTCGCGAACAAGTCTTAGACATTATGCTGGAAGGCCGGGAGCGACATTTCGACCCAAATATCTTGGATTTATTTTTTTCACTTCTGCCTGATATCTTTCGTATTCAAGCAGAAAACCAATAG